CGGAGGACGAGCTCGAGACGGCCGCCGGCCTGGCCGCCGCCGAGGCGGGCTCCTTCACCGGCCCGATGACCGGATCCACCCCGACGCAGCCCGCGCAGCGCCGGTGACCGACCGGGGCGCCCGTCCGCTGTCCCCCTTCGTGGACGGACGTCCCACCCCACCAGCACCAGGAGCCACCGTGACCACCACCCCCGCGACGACGACGGCGACGGAGCCGTGCTCGCTGCGTGAACGGAAGAAGCAGCAAACCCGCTCGGCGCTGCACGACGCCGCACTGACGCTCGTCTCGGCGCACGGCCTCGACGGGGTGACCGTGGAGCAGATCTGCGCCGACGCCGACGTCTCCCCCCGGACCTTCTTCAACTACTTCTCCTCGAAGGCGCACGCCGCGCTCGGGCTCGACACGGTCGAGGTCCCGCCGGCCGCCGCGACCTGGTTCGCCACCGCCGAGGGGCGCTTCATCGACGACCTGTGCGGCCTCGTCGCCGCCACGGTGCCCCTCTCGCAGGACCGGCGCCGGATGAAGGAGCTGCTCGTGCTCCGCCCGGAGATGGCCCCGATGGTCATGCAGTGGATGGCCGAGTCCCGGCAGTCCCTGCTCGCCACGGTCGGCACGCGGACCGACGAGCAGACCGCCCGCACCGCGGTGGCCCTCGTCATGTCCGCGCTGTCCGAGGTGGCGCACCGCGAGACCGTCGGCGGGCCGGACGAGCTCGCGGTCCGACTGCGCGCCGTGGTCGGCGAGATGGGCGCGCTCGCGTCCGCCTGACCGGACGTCTGCCTGCGTGGACCCGCAGGCCGTTTCGGCATCCCGCAGGAGTCCTCCCACCGGGCGCGGAGGCTGCCTACGCTCCTCGCACCGGCCGCACCCGACGGCCGGTGCCCTCGCCCCGCGGCGCGCAACGGCGCGAGTCGCGGGGCGACCACGCGCCCGCGTCGACGCGGGGCGACCACGTGTCCGCGTCGACGCGGGTGAACTTTCGCGCTCACCGACACGTCACGCGCGCACCGGCCCGTGGACTGTCGCCCAGCGCGTGGAGACGGTACCGCCCGTCTGACGGGAGGGACGGTGCCGGCTCGCACCGCGCCTCCCGTCCGACAGGTGGTCGCGTCTCAGGCGCGTGCCAGCGGGTCCAGCTGCTCCGGCGTCGCATCGGCCGCCTGCGTCGACCGGCTGAGCGCCTCGTGCCGCTCGTCCTCGGCCAGGAGCGCGCGGCCGGCGGCCGTCCCGTGCTCGAACGCGTCCGGGCCGACGAGCAGGCGGAGCGGCGGCTCGTCCATCGCCACGACCTGCAGCACGAGCTCGGCGACCAGGTCCGGGTCGCTCGCACCGATGCTCGTGCCCCCGTGCATCCGTGCGGACGCCCCGACGGTCGCCTCGTACTCCGGCCGGACCGGCGCGACCGTCATGGACGACCCCGCCCAGTCGGTGCGCATGCCGCCCGGCTCGAGGACGGTGACGCGGATGCCGAGGGGGCCGACCTCCTTCGCGAGCACCGAGGAGAACCCGCCGACGGCCCACTTCGCGGTCTGGTACGCGCCGAGCCCCGGCGTCGACATGCGCCCGCCGACGGACGAGACCTGCACGATGTGCCCGGAGCCCAGCTCGCGCATGACGTGCACGGCCTCCTGGCTGAGGGTCACCACGCCGAACAGGTTCGTCTCGACCTGGGCGCGGAAGTCGGCGGGGTCGACGTCCTCGATGCTGGCGAGGTTCGCGTACCCGGCGTTGTTCACGAGCACGTCGAGCCGACCGAAGCGCTCGACCGCGGTGCGGACCGCTGCACGGGCGGCGTCGGGGTCGGTGACGTCGAGCGCGACCGGGACGAGCTCCGCGCTGGTGAGGTCGTCGAGGGCGTGGAGGTCCCGGACCCCGGCGACCACCTGGTGACCGGCGGCGAGGGCTGCGGTGACGATCGAGCGGCCGAGGCCCCGCGAGGCACCGGTGACGAGGAAGACGGACATGGTATTCCTAACTGACTGGTTGGTTGACAGCACCGATGGAACACCTCCGATGCTCGCTTGTCAACCGTCCGGTTGATAACCTGGACGGATGCCGATGCCCCGCAACGCCGACGCCACCCGCGCCCGACTCCTCGTCGCCGCCCGCGACGAGTTCGCCGCGGTCGGGATCGCCGGCGCGCGCGTGGACCGGATCGCCGCAGCCGCCGCGAGCAACAAGGCGCAGATCTACCACTACTTCGGCAGCAAGGACGGCCTGTTCGACGCGGTCTTCGACGCGATGGTCGCCGAGACGCTCGACGAGGTCACGATCGACGCCGACGACCTCCCCGAGTACGCCGGACGCCTGCACGACTCCTACGCACACCGACCCTGGGTGCAGCGCCTGGCGACCTGGTACCGGCTCGAGCGGGGCGACACCTCGCACCCGATCGACGCCGTCGTGCGGAGCAACGCCGCCAAGCTCCGGGCGATCGAGGACGCGCAGCGGGACGGGCGGCTGCCGACGACGTTCTCGGCGGCGGAGCTGCTCGGGATCGTGATCCACACCGCTGCGCTGTGGAGCGGTGCGACGCCGGAGTACGCCCGGCTGACCGACGAGGTGGGGGCGGCGCGGCGGCGGGAGGTCGTCGTGGCGACGGTGGCGGCGGTCGTGCGGGGCTGAGCGGGTCCTTCGGCGCTCAGCCGCCCGTCGCGGCGAACACGCCGAGCACGATGCCGACGCAGAGCATGGCGATGCCCAGGGCCCGGAAGAGTGCCGTGGGCAACTGGGCGTGACGATCAGCTGCCTTCTTGCCCTGGACGATGCGCATCTGCCGCTGCAGGAAGTCGTGCATCGCCTCCGGCGACACCGCGGTCGCGCAGCCGAGGAGCACGAAGGCGCCGCCGAGGACCCAGAGCGCCAGCGAGTCAGTCAACGACGTTCACCGGAGGAGCAGCGCGCCGGCGACGAGCATGACGAGTGCGATCACGACTGCGATCAGCCGTCCACGGTCGGAGGGCGAGTGGTTGCGATTCCGCTGCACCACCCACGGGATGCACGCCAATCCGCCGACCACCAGCACGAGGCCGAGGACGAGTGGGAGTGCGTTCAATGCGGCTCCGTTCTCATTGACGCGAACTCCGTCACTTGTTCCTGGCTCGCCACGAGACCACGACCCCGCACAACACGTACACGCCGAACAAGCCCGCGAGCGCGCCCCAGATGGCGACGCCGGCCTCGGCGCGACCGGGCGAGAGGAGCGTGACCACACCGAGTGCGATCGCGACCAGGGCGATGATCGTCGGCAGCAGGAGGTTTCCCTTCATCCTGAACATCGGAAGCCCCTCTCCGGGCGAGGTGTCCGGCCCCCGGACGGCATCAGATCACCACGGCGTTCTGCCCGAGCAGAAGGGATTCCTTCATCGTGCGCGGGATCGGTCGCGGGATGAGCGCGAACAGCAGCCCACCCGAAGCAGCGAGCAGACCGACGATGAGGATGAACAGCGGCATGTGTTCCCAGGGATGTTCGTGGTGCCTCCTCATCGCTTCGTGCCGAGCCGACGAGCACACTGAGGAGGCGGCCCTGTGCACGCATCGTGAACGCTACCGAGCTTCCCTCGCTCCTGCTCGCCCCGTGCTGGGAGGAACGACGGCGCCAGCGCCCCTGTGGTCACGGCTGCGCGTCGACGGCGACCCTCGAGCGCGCCGGCCGGTGCCAGACGAGCGCCGACCGGGCGGCATCCCGCGCGACCCGGAGGACACGGAGCACCACGATGTCGTGGTCGCCCGCGCGGTGGACGCCCTCGACCGAGCACTCGAACCACGAGTGGGCACCGTCGAGGAACACCGCGCCGGATCCGGCGGTCGCGTACTCGATGCCGTGCAGACGGCGCGCGCGGTCCCGGGACGCCAACTGCGCCGTGTGCGGCCCGTGTCCGTCGCCGAGCACCGAGATGCCGAGCGTGGGCGCTGCTGCGAGGTCGGGCCACGTCGTGGACGAGTGCTGCACGGCGATCGTCGCCAGCGGCGGGTCGTAGGAGACGCCGACGGTGAAGGACGTCGCCACCATGACCACGGGGGAACCGTCGACGCACGCAGCGATCGCGGCGACGACGGAGGGCACCTCGGCGATGGCCTCACGGATGTCGAGCGGGTCCTCGATGAAGTGGTCGTGCACGGGGTCCTCCTCGGGGAACGAGTGGTCGGGGACGAACGGTCAGGGACGATCGGTCAGGAGCGGGCGAGCACCGCACGGGCCCGACGCTCGTCGGACCGCATCGCGGCGACGAGCGCGTCCGGCCCGCGGAACGTGCGCTGGCGTCGGATGCGCCGACCGACGGTGAGCTCGACGACCGAGCCGTACAGGTCGCCGTCGAAGTCGAGCACGTGGATCTCGACCGTGCGCGGTCGGTCGGGGAAGGTGCTGTTGCTGCCGATCGACACGAGGGCCTGCCGTGGCGGAGCGCCGACGGGAGCCGCGAGCCATCCGACGTAGACCCCGTCGACGGGGACGGGAGCAGCAGACTCGTCCTCGGGCCGCAGGTTCGCGGTGGGGAACCCCAGGTCGTGCCCGACCCCGGCACCGTGGACGATCACGCCGGTCAGGACGACCGGGGCACCCGGACGGCCGGACAGCGCACGCGCGGCGACCACGGCACCGCAGGCCACGAGCGCGAGCGCACCGAGCGCGACTGCGTCACCCGCGGTGGCGAGAAGCACGGCCGTCGCGGTGCTGCCGAGCACGGCGCCGAGCTGCTTCACGGTGTTGAAGACGCTCGACGCCGCCCCGACCGTCGCGGGACCCGCACCGAGGACCGCGGCGAGGGAGAACGGCGACCAGACGAACGCGTTCGCGATCCCGAACCCGGTGAAGGCCGCGGCGATCGTCCAGAGGGGCGCCGCGGCACCGACGAGCACCGCGGTCAGTGCCACCGACACGACGAGCAGGACGGCTCCGACCGTCGCGGTCGCCCGGGGTCCGGCGGTGTTCGTCATGCGGCCCACGAACGGCGCCGAGGCGAGGCACGCGACCCCCATCGGCACGAGCACGAGGGCCGCCGATCCCGCACTCAGCCCGCGGGTCTGCTGCAGGTCGAGCATGAGCGGGATCGGGGCGGACCCGACGCAGAACGACGCGGCCGTGGCGCCCCACGACCCGGTCACGAAACCGCGGTCGCGGAAGAGGGCGAGCGGCACGAGGGCGCGGTCGCCGGCACGCCGCTGCCGGACGAGGACCGCTGCCACCACCGCGGCGCCGAGCAGGACCGCACCGCCACGGGCGACCGGGTCGGCGAGCAGCCCGGTGTCCGTGCCCTGCACGCCGACGACCACACCGAAGACCCCCACGGTCACGCCGACGACGGCGAACAGGGGCAGCGGGACCGCGATGCGCCGCGAGACGGGCACGAAGCGGAGGACCGCGATCGCCGTGACGATCCCGACGGGCACGTTCACGAGGAACACCGACGGCCACCCCCACGCCTCGACGAGCAGCCCGCCGACGATCGGCCCGGCGACCGTCGCCGCCCCGCCGCCGGCGCTCCAGACGGCGAGCGCGACGGCGAGCCTCGGCGGTTCGAACAGCGACCGGATCACGGTCAGGCACTGCGGGGTGAGCAGCGCAGCGCCGAGGCCCTGGACCGCACGCCAGGCGACGAGGGCGCCGATCCCGGGCGCGGCCGCGCACCCGACCGAGGCGATCGTGAAGACCGCGAGCCCGACGAGGTACACGCGCCGGTGTCCGAACCGATCGCCGAGCCGGCCCGCCACGAGCAGCGGGACGGCGAACGCGAAGAGGTAGGCGCTGTTCACCCACACCGACGTCGACGCGTCGGCACCGAGGTCACGCCCGAGGTCGGGCAGGGCGACGGACACGATCGTGCTGTCGAGCAGCAGCATGAAGAAGCCGAGGCAGAGCCCGCCGAGCGCGAGCCACCGACGGGCCGGGGTCACCTCACACCGCCAGGTTCTCGCGGAGCGTGGCCCCCGGGTACCGCGGCGCGAGGGCCCCGCGGCAGCGGAGCTCCGGCACGAGCATCTCGCTGAGGTCGGCGAACCCGGACGGCATCCCGAGCGGACTGGACAGCATGTAGCCGCCCCTCCCACCGGTCGCGGCGAAGTTCTCCTGGAGCGCGTCGGCCACTCCCGCGGCGTCGCCGACGAGCATGTGGTCGAGGCCGGTCGCGGCGCGCCACCCGTGCTCGAAGAAGTCGTCGCGGTCCATCGTGTGGTCCTCACCGAACTCGGCGACCAGGCTGCCGACGAGTCCCGCCGGGCTCGCCTGGGCGGCGACGATCTCGTCGCGCAGGTCCCCGAGCCGGAAGGAGGTAGGCAGCGTCGAGAAGTCGTACCCGGCGTTGTGCGAGATGAAGGTCCCGACGGCCTCGCGGTTCCAGAACGACAGGAGCGAGTCCCGTCGGGCCTGGGCTTCGGCGAGCGTCGCGCCGACGATCACCTGGGTCGCCCAGAGGATCCCGACCGCGGCGGGGTCCCGTCCGGCGTCCGTCAGTGCCGCGTCGAGGGCGTTCCGGTGTCGGAGCTGCCCGGCGACACTCGCCCCGAACCCGAACACGAGGTCGGCGAACGACGCACTCGCGGCGATGCCCCGCGGCGAGTTGCCCGCCTGCACGACGACCGGGTGGCGCTGCGGACTCGGGACGCTGGCGAGCGGCCCCCGCACCTTGAAGAACCGGCCGTCGTGGTCGATGGGGTGCACGCGCGACGGGTCGGCGAAGCGCCCGGTCGCCCGGTCGCGGACGATCGCGTCCGGCGCCACGGAGTCCCAGAGCGCACGGCAGACGCCGATGAACTCCTCCATCCGCTCGTACCGGAGATCGTGGTCGATCAGGTGGTCGGAGCCGTAGTTCGCGGCGTCCGCACCCCGAGAGGACGCGACGACGTTGAACGCCATCCGGCCGCCCGTGACGTGGTCGAGCGAGTTGAGCAGCCGTGCGGTGGAGAACGGGTGCGTGAAGGTCGACGAGTAGGTGAGTCCGAACCCGATGTGCTCGGTCACCGTCGACATCGCCGCGATGACCGGCGACATGTCCTGCCGGGGCCACTGGATCCCCCACTCGACCGCCGGGTCGATGCTGCCGCGCCACGTGCTCGGGACACCGGAGCCGTCACCGAAGAACAGCATGTCGACGCCGGCGCGCTCGGCCGTCCGGGCCACCTCCATGTACATGCGGACGTCGGGGAAGTCCTGGCCGACCCAGCTGCCGGGTGCCGCCCAGCGCCCCTCGGTGTGGGTGAAGGACAGGTCGTAGGCGATGTGCATGCCGCTCACGGGGCACCCACCGGCGACGCCGCCCACGCCTGCCACAGCGCGGTGGTCTCGGCAGCGTCCGTGACGACACCGACGTTGAGCTCGATCATCGTGAGCGCGGCGTCGTGCACGTCGATGTCGTAGGCGGCGGTGGCGTCCGACGGCACCACGACGGGCCAGCCGAGCTGCATCGCGTCCTGCGCCGTCGCGAAGACGCAGCACTCGGTCGTGAGTCCCACGACGGTCAGCCAGCCGATCCCTGCGGTGGTGAGCCGCGCCTCCAGGTCCGTGCCGAGGAACCCGCTGTAGCCGCGCTTGACGACGCGGGTCTCACCGGGCGCCGGCGCCGTGCCGTACCACTCGGCGCCGGCGGTGCCGATGCGGCAGGGCTCGTCCTCCGGCATCGGTCCGTCGAGCGCACCGCCGCGCAGCCACGTGCTGCTGTGCCACGGGGCGGACGGGTCGCTGCCGAGCTCGACCCAGACGACGGGGACGCCGGTGGCTCGCGCCTCGTCGACGAGGGCGCCGATCCGGACGATCGCGGCGTCCACCGCGGCGAACGCACGGTCGTCGAGCCCGTAGCCGGCGATGCGCGCGGGTTCACCGAAGTCGCGCTGCACGTCGACGACGACGAGCGCCGGCGTGCGGCCACCAGCACCGGACGACGAGGGGCCGTCCAGCAACCGGGCGAGTCGCGGGTCGAGCCCGCCGCTGCCGCCGGTCACCGGACGACCGCCGCGTCGTGCTGGCGGAGTGCCGGCAGGACGGTCTCGCCGAAGCGCACCATGTCCTGGTCGTACTCGGGGAAGATCAGCATGAGGCCGTCGAGCTCGCCCCGGTCGACGATGTACTCGATGTGCTCCGTGACGGTCTCGGCGGAACCGGCGACGTAGGCGGTCTGGAACGCGTCCTCACCCGCAGCACCGTCCGCCCACGCACGGGCCTGCTCGGCGGGGACGCCCCACGACGCCCGCATCGAGGCCAGTGCCTCGCGGTCGACGCCGGCACCCCACTCGCGCACCTTCCGCTGCGCTGCCTCGTCGGTCTCGTCCTGCACGACGGTGAGCATCGAGTAGGTCCGGCACACCCGACCCTCGTCGGCCGCGCGGTCGTGGACGTCGCGGGACAGGTCGCGCATCTCGTCGAGGCTGTCCGCAGCGAGGAACGCACCGTCGGCGTACTTCGCCTGGAACGCGCGAGCGGCCTCGGACTTGCCGGCGCTGATGATCGTCGGCCTGCTGGCCGGGTGCGGGCGGGACTCGCAGGCGTCGAGGTCGAAGTACGGTGTGTGCATCGTGACGCTGTCCTCGGTCCAGAGGCGGGTGACCGCTTCGGTCCAGAGCTCGGTCATCCGGTAGCGGTCGGCGTGGCTGAGGCCGGCGTCCCAGATCCCGAACTGCTCGAACTCGGCCGCGTAGGCCCCGTTGACGATGTTCATGCCCGCCCGACCCCCGGAGATGTCCTGCAGCGTCGTGTACATCTTCGCCGCGACGGCCGGGTTGTGGACGTTCGCGTGCATGGTCGCCCAGATCTTCACGCGCTCGGTCGCCTCGGCGATCCCG
The sequence above is a segment of the Curtobacterium sp. BH-2-1-1 genome. Coding sequences within it:
- a CDS encoding TetR/AcrR family transcriptional regulator, encoding MTTTPATTTATEPCSLRERKKQQTRSALHDAALTLVSAHGLDGVTVEQICADADVSPRTFFNYFSSKAHAALGLDTVEVPPAAATWFATAEGRFIDDLCGLVAATVPLSQDRRRMKELLVLRPEMAPMVMQWMAESRQSLLATVGTRTDEQTARTAVALVMSALSEVAHRETVGGPDELAVRLRAVVGEMGALASA
- a CDS encoding SDR family NAD(P)-dependent oxidoreductase, whose amino-acid sequence is MSVFLVTGASRGLGRSIVTAALAAGHQVVAGVRDLHALDDLTSAELVPVALDVTDPDAARAAVRTAVERFGRLDVLVNNAGYANLASIEDVDPADFRAQVETNLFGVVTLSQEAVHVMRELGSGHIVQVSSVGGRMSTPGLGAYQTAKWAVGGFSSVLAKEVGPLGIRVTVLEPGGMRTDWAGSSMTVAPVRPEYEATVGASARMHGGTSIGASDPDLVAELVLQVVAMDEPPLRLLVGPDAFEHGTAAGRALLAEDERHEALSRSTQAADATPEQLDPLARA
- a CDS encoding TetR family transcriptional regulator codes for the protein MPMPRNADATRARLLVAARDEFAAVGIAGARVDRIAAAAASNKAQIYHYFGSKDGLFDAVFDAMVAETLDEVTIDADDLPEYAGRLHDSYAHRPWVQRLATWYRLERGDTSHPIDAVVRSNAAKLRAIEDAQRDGRLPTTFSAAELLGIVIHTAALWSGATPEYARLTDEVGAARRREVVVATVAAVVRG
- a CDS encoding flavin reductase family protein; translated protein: MHDHFIEDPLDIREAIAEVPSVVAAIAACVDGSPVVMVATSFTVGVSYDPPLATIAVQHSSTTWPDLAAAPTLGISVLGDGHGPHTAQLASRDRARRLHGIEYATAGSGAVFLDGAHSWFECSVEGVHRAGDHDIVVLRVLRVARDAARSALVWHRPARSRVAVDAQP
- a CDS encoding MFS transporter, encoding MTPARRWLALGGLCLGFFMLLLDSTIVSVALPDLGRDLGADASTSVWVNSAYLFAFAVPLLVAGRLGDRFGHRRVYLVGLAVFTIASVGCAAAPGIGALVAWRAVQGLGAALLTPQCLTVIRSLFEPPRLAVALAVWSAGGGAATVAGPIVGGLLVEAWGWPSVFLVNVPVGIVTAIAVLRFVPVSRRIAVPLPLFAVVGVTVGVFGVVVGVQGTDTGLLADPVARGGAVLLGAAVVAAVLVRQRRAGDRALVPLALFRDRGFVTGSWGATAASFCVGSAPIPLMLDLQQTRGLSAGSAALVLVPMGVACLASAPFVGRMTNTAGPRATATVGAVLLVVSVALTAVLVGAAAPLWTIAAAFTGFGIANAFVWSPFSLAAVLGAGPATVGAASSVFNTVKQLGAVLGSTATAVLLATAGDAVALGALALVACGAVVAARALSGRPGAPVVLTGVIVHGAGVGHDLGFPTANLRPEDESAAPVPVDGVYVGWLAAPVGAPPRQALVSIGSNSTFPDRPRTVEIHVLDFDGDLYGSVVELTVGRRIRRQRTFRGPDALVAAMRSDERRARAVLARS
- a CDS encoding NtaA/DmoA family FMN-dependent monooxygenase (This protein belongs to a clade of FMN-dependent monooxygenases, within a broader family of flavin-dependent oxidoreductases, the luciferase-like monooxygenase (LMM) family, some of whose members use coenzyme F420 rather than FMN.), with amino-acid sequence MHIAYDLSFTHTEGRWAAPGSWVGQDFPDVRMYMEVARTAERAGVDMLFFGDGSGVPSTWRGSIDPAVEWGIQWPRQDMSPVIAAMSTVTEHIGFGLTYSSTFTHPFSTARLLNSLDHVTGGRMAFNVVASSRGADAANYGSDHLIDHDLRYERMEEFIGVCRALWDSVAPDAIVRDRATGRFADPSRVHPIDHDGRFFKVRGPLASVPSPQRHPVVVQAGNSPRGIAASASFADLVFGFGASVAGQLRHRNALDAALTDAGRDPAAVGILWATQVIVGATLAEAQARRDSLLSFWNREAVGTFISHNAGYDFSTLPTSFRLGDLRDEIVAAQASPAGLVGSLVAEFGEDHTMDRDDFFEHGWRAATGLDHMLVGDAAGVADALQENFAATGGRGGYMLSSPLGMPSGFADLSEMLVPELRCRGALAPRYPGATLRENLAV
- a CDS encoding cysteine hydrolase family protein; translation: MTGGSGGLDPRLARLLDGPSSSGAGGRTPALVVVDVQRDFGEPARIAGYGLDDRAFAAVDAAIVRIGALVDEARATGVPVVWVELGSDPSAPWHSSTWLRGGALDGPMPEDEPCRIGTAGAEWYGTAPAPGETRVVKRGYSGFLGTDLEARLTTAGIGWLTVVGLTTECCVFATAQDAMQLGWPVVVPSDATAAYDIDVHDAALTMIELNVGVVTDAAETTALWQAWAASPVGAP
- a CDS encoding LLM class flavin-dependent oxidoreductase, whose protein sequence is MPAKEYGIFLPIGNGGWMLSDTAPHPEATYAWNKRAALHAEAIGLDFVMSMAKWRGFGGSTDHWGRSLESMTMMAGIAEATERVKIWATMHANVHNPAVAAKMYTTLQDISGGRAGMNIVNGAYAAEFEQFGIWDAGLSHADRYRMTELWTEAVTRLWTEDSVTMHTPYFDLDACESRPHPASRPTIISAGKSEAARAFQAKYADGAFLAADSLDEMRDLSRDVHDRAADEGRVCRTYSMLTVVQDETDEAAQRKVREWGAGVDREALASMRASWGVPAEQARAWADGAAGEDAFQTAYVAGSAETVTEHIEYIVDRGELDGLMLIFPEYDQDMVRFGETVLPALRQHDAAVVR